The Drosophila nasuta strain 15112-1781.00 chromosome 2L, ASM2355853v1, whole genome shotgun sequence genome window below encodes:
- the LOC132798816 gene encoding angiopoietin-related protein 1-like encodes MINGNLSSYREGFSFVKSNFFLGLEKLYRLTRSQRYELYVHLVLSDDRNEYARYNNFKIDKNKYRNNRYEVTLGYCNGTSNLLDIPSIYYSEEPYMIKNIKLIFDHGVRWWFYKIYPRNTNLRVRYQIPTCDPTIKLANMLIRPLD; translated from the exons ATGATTAATGGAAATTTGTCCTCGTATCGCGAAGGATTCAGTTTcgtaaaaagtaattttttcCTTGGGTTAGAAAAGCTCTATCGCCTGACGAGATCGCAACGGTATGAGCTCTATGTTCATTTGGTTTTATCAGACGATCGTAATGAATATGCTCGGTACAACAactttaaaattgataaaaataaatatagaaataatcGCTATGAAGTAACATTGGGTTATTGCAACGGAACTAGTAATTTGCTAGACATACCCAGTATTTATTATAGTGAAGAACCAtatatgattaaaaatatcaagCTTATCTTCGATCATGGAGTCCGCTGGTGgttttacaaaatttaccCAAG GAATACAAATCTAAGAGTCCGCTATCAAATACCGACTTGCGACCCCACTATTAAACTTGCTAATATGCTCATACGTCCCTTGGATTAA